In Primulina eburnea isolate SZY01 chromosome 14, ASM2296580v1, whole genome shotgun sequence, the following proteins share a genomic window:
- the LOC140811921 gene encoding myb family transcription factor EFM-like, producing MLHAAPEMMTPSSELSFDYKPYMQPTQKLEEFLARLEEERLKIDAFKRELPLCMQLLNNAMEASRQQLQLQRSMNEGGRPVLEEFIPLKNTSSEITTDQNNNSADKANWMTSAQLWNQESETRTPSPKENNDHMKIALNGKQRVINGGAFVPFSSKDRNFTPFPELALASSVSQKEEMELDATKNSLESNSRRENVNIISGAEKDQVHEAANSTSQAQRKARRCWSPDLHRRFVNALQMLGGSQLATPKQIKELMKVDGLTNDEVKSHLQKYRLHTRRPSPNSQSTPATPQVVVLGGIWVPPEYAAAAAAHGAPQATALYGTHTNTAHHVSPVFCSAAPQVAHEIYPAIAAPPQPPNHQIHHHHQLHLYNKPPENNSPDSDVQGGGGDQSESIEDGKSESGSWKADSGGENGGDIRKRPEGEESNASVVMSLKF from the exons ATGTTACATGCAGCACCTGAAATGATGACACCATCTTCAGAACTAAGCTTTGACTACAAACCCTACATGCAGCCAACTCAAAAACTTGAAGAGTTTTTGGCTCGTCTAGAAGAAGAAAGGCTCAAGATCGATGCTTTCAAGCGGGAGCTTCCTCTTTGCATGCAACTACTCAACAATG CTATGGAGGCGTCGAGGCAACAGTTACAGTTGCAGAGATCAATGAATGAAGGAGGAAGACcggtgttggaagaattcaTTCCACTGAAGAATACAAGTTCGGAAATTACAACTGATCAGAATAATAATTCCGCGGATAAGGCAAACTGGATGACATCTGCACAGCTTTGGAATCAAGAAAGTGAAACCAGGACTCCGTCTCCCAAAGAAAATAATGATCATATGAAGATAGCTTTGAATGGGAAGCAAAGGGTCATTAATGGAGGAGCTTTTGTTCCTTTTTCATCCAAAGATAGAAACTTCACGCCATTTCCAGAATTAGCCCTTGCTTCCTCCGTATCACAGAAAGAAGAGATGGAGTTAGATGCTACAAAGAATTCATTAGAATCAAATTCCAGGAGAGAGAACGTAAATATTATTTCAGGTGCGGAGAAAGATCAAGTTCACGAGGCAGCAAATTCAACGAGCCAAGCTCAGAGAAAGGCTAGGAGATGCTGGTCACCAGACTTGCACAGGCGTTTTGTCAATGCACTTCAGATGTTGGGTGGTTCACAAT TGGCTACTCCTAAACAAATAAAAGAACTGATGAAGGTTGATGGTTTGACCAATGATGAAGTTAAAAGTCATTTGCAG AAATATAGACTCCACACAAGAAGACCGAGTCCTAACTCGCAATCCACCCCGGCGACACCGCAAGTGGTGGTCCTAGGCGGCATATGGGTCCCACCGGAATACGCAGCAGCGGCAGCAGCACACGGGGCCCCACAAGCCACCGCCTTGTATGGGACACACACGAACACTGCTCATCATGTATCTCCTGTTTTCTGTTCCGCCGCACCACAAGTGGCGCATGAAATCTACCCCGCGATAGCAGCACCCCCTCAGCCGCCTAATCACCAGATCCACCATCACCACCAGCTACACCTCTACAACAAGCCTCCAGAAAACAACTCCCCAGATTCAGACGTCCAAGGTGGCGGCGGAGACCAGTCCGAGAGCATAGAAGATGGTAAGTCAGAGAGCGGCAGCTGGAAGGCTGACAGCGGCGGGGAAAATGGTGGAGATATCAGGAAAAGGCCGGAAGGTGAAGAAAGCAACGCGAGTGTTGTGATGAGTCTGAAATTCTGA
- the LOC140812506 gene encoding protein MOTHER of FT and TFL1-like has translation MAQMPRSAVDSLVLGRVIGDVVDMFVPLAELLVRYGAKQISNGCEIKPPMGDERPTVHIRGSSNYYSLVMVDPDAPNPSEPTFREWLHWLVVDIPGGSDASKGKEVMPYMGPQPPVGTHRYVFAAFQQHGKMEAVTAKPVERQHFSTRRFSAENELGLPAAALYFESSKI, from the exons ATGGCTCAAATGCCTAGGTCAGCCGTTGATTCCCTGGTGCTCGGAAGAGTCATCGGAGACGTGGTAGACATGTTCGTCCCGTTGGCAGAACTGTTGGTACGATACGGCGCAAAACAGATAAGTAACGGGTGTGAAATCAAGCCACCCATGGGGGATGAGAGGCCTACGGTTCATATCAGGGGATCCTCCAATTATTACTCGCTT GTCATGGTTGATCCTGATGCTCCAAATCCAAGTGAACCAACTTTCAGAGAGTGGTTGCATTG GCTAGTAGTAGATATACCGGGAGGATCAGATGCCAGTAAAG GGAAGGAGGTGATGCCATACATGGGACCTCAGCCACCAGTGGGCACTCACCGTTACGTCTTTGCTGCGTTTCAGCAGCATGGGAAGATGGAAGCCGTGACTGCAAAGCCGGTGGAGCGGCAACATTTTTCCACACGCCGGTTTTCAGCTGAGAATGAACTCGGGCTTCCTGCAGCTGCCTTGTATTTCGAGTCATCAAAGATATGA
- the LOC140811960 gene encoding transcription factor MYB41-like: MGRSPCCDKNGLKKGPWTPEEDQKLVDYINMNGCGNWRTLPKNAGLQRCGKSCRLRWTNYLRPDIKRGRFSFEEEETIIQLHSILGNKWSAIAARLPGRTDNEIKNYWNTHIRKRLLRMGIDPVTHSPRLDLLDLSTILRSSFYDNSTPPQMNFSRLLGLQPFINPQLIRLATSLLSTQSQNHEFLIPTASPINYSSQMQNPIQDLQNPDPCLDSTPSAALFERDQAYQFTQYGGHDVEKLPHILSEFRPTQEVQEFINEWQDNNGMSTNLTEDYVPLMNYGCNGSDQHVLDPINSSSETPTFHSNSSHDFGFQSVLSNISTPSSSPAPLHSNSNYICSTSSTDQDEPRESCSDILQFEISDIFNDFM; the protein is encoded by the exons ATGGGGAGAAGTCCTTGTTGTGACAAAAATGGACTCAAGAAAGGGCCGTGGACGCCGGAAGAAGATCAGAAGCTCGTTGATTATATCAACATGAACGGCTGTGGGAACTGGAGAACTCTTCCGAAGAATGCTG GATTGCAAAGGTGTGGAAAGAGTTGCCGGCTGAGGTGGACGAATTATCTCCGGCCCGATATCAAGAGGGGACGATTTTCATTTGAAGAAGAAGAGACAATTATTCAACTTCACAGCATCTTGGGAAACAA GTGGTCCGCAATTGCTGCTCGACTCCCGGGACGAACTGATAATGAGATCAAGAATTACTGGAACACGCATATTCGAAAAAGGCTTCTTCGGATGGGAATAGACCCCGTGACCCACAGTCCTCGACTTGATCTTCTGGACCTTTCCACAATCCTGCGCTCATCTTTCTACGACAATTCGACACCCCCCCAAATGAATTTTTCGAGGTTATTAGGGTTGCAACCTTTTATTAATCCTCAGTTGATAAGATTAGCCACTTCCCTTTTATCTACTCAGAGCCAAAACCATGAGTTTCTAATACCCACAGCTTCACCAATCAATTATTCTTCCCAAATGCAAAACCCGATCCAAGATTTGCAAAACCCTGATCCTTGTTTGGATTCTACACCTTCTGCTGCTCTGTTCGAGCGTGATCAGGCTTACCAGTTCACTCAATACGGCGGCCACGACGTTGAAAAACTCCCACATATTCTTTCCGAGTTCAGGCCGACACAAGAAGTCCAAGAGTTTATTAATGAATGGCAGGATAACAATGGAATGTCCACAAATTTGACAGAAGATTATGTACCATTAATGAACTATGGCTGTAACGGGTCCGACCAACACGTCCTGGATCCGATAAATTCATCCTCAGAAACTCCTACCTTTCACTCTAATAGCAGccatgattttggtttccagtcCGTTCTGTCGAATATATCGACCCCTTCCTCGAGTCCGGCCCCGTTGCATTCTAATTCGAACTATATCTGCAGTACTAGTAGCACTGATCAAGATGAACCAAGGGAAAGCTGCAGCGACATTTTGCAGTTTGAAATTTCagatatttttaatgatttcatgtag
- the LOC140812814 gene encoding uncharacterized protein, with amino-acid sequence MFRFLTDRNILRVSRSSLINRVSIYSESSKYGFFNRAGFNCSGRYRLYLQYSFPSRRHAWNATPDIGKGFCNGYFRQYLVFPSSNTIAHHAGVAWKRLAQMCAHSCWTCLPFHRMAQAVILALSNSYMVVPGIFALVCGTHVAWAQPVEDKNVFRPRNTLYMRAEDSHLFLTRLILYIFDGFLLLLRAIFLVVLFTPSIGMAPFADTFGPQFRELWLQVVRRTLERAGPAFIKWGQWAATRPDLFPRDLCSELSKLHTKAPEHSFAYTKKAIEKAFGRKISEIFNDFEVEPVASGSIAQIHKASLRSRYPGRQTKPLLVAVKVRHPGVGESIKRDFEIINLVAKISSLIPALNWLRLDESVRQFAVFMMSQVDLSREAAHLSRFIYNFRRWKDVSFPKPVYPLVHPAVLVETFEHGESVSYFVDELEGNERLKSSLAHIGTHVLLKMLLVDNFVHADMHPGNILVRVGRNKSSRKKLFKTKPHVIFIDVGMTAELSNYDRSNLVEFFTAVARRDGRTAAQCTLRFSKKQNCPSPEAFIQEVKESFDFWGTPEGDLVHPAECMLQVLEQVRRHKVNVDGSVCAVMVTILVLEGWQRKLDPDYDVMHTLQTLLLKVDWAKSLSYTIEGLMAP; translated from the exons ATGTTCAG ATTCTTGACTGATAGAAACATCTTGAGAGTGTCACGGTCTTCACTGATAAACCGAGTTAGCATATATTCGGAAAGTTCAAAATATGGTTTTTTTAATAGAGCAGGTTTCAACTGTTCTGGCCGATATAGACTCTACCTGCAGTATTCTTTTCCCAGCAGAAGACATGCTTGGAATGCGACACCTGATATCGGAAAAGGTTTCTGTAATGGTTATTTTCGGCAGTATTTAGTTTTTCCATCGAGTAATACTATAGCTCATCATGCCGGAGTTGCTTGGAAGAGGTTGGCACAAATGTGTGCGCATAGTTGCtggacttgtctcccctttcaCAGGATGGCTCAGGCTGTCATCTTGGCATTGAGCAATTCTTACATGGTTGTTCCTGGCATATTTGCTTTAGTCTGTGGAACACACGTGGCATGGGCACAACCGGTTGAAGACAAAAATGTCTTTCGGCCAAGAAATACTTTATACATGCGTGCAGAAGACAGCCATCTCTTCTTGACTAGATTGATCCTATACATATTCGATGGCTTTTTGCTGTTATTAAGAGCGATATTTTTGGTTGTTCTTTTTACACCAAGCATTGGCATGGCTCCATTTGCAGATACTTTTGGACCGCAATTCAGGGAATTGTGGCTTCAGGTTGTTCGTCGAACTCTAGAAAGAGCAGGGCCTGCATTCATAAAATGGGGCCAGTGGGCTGCCACACGACCCGATCTCTTTCCTAGAGATTTGTGCAGCGAATTGTCAAAGCTTCACACAAAAGCTCCGGAACATAGTTTTGCCTACACGAAGAAGGCTATTGAGAAAGCTTTTGGCCGTAAGATTTCTGAAATTTTCAATGACTTTGAGGTAGAACCTGTGGCATCTGGAAGTATTGCTCAAATACACAAGGCTTCTCTGCGGTCTCGATATCCTGGTCGTCAGACGAAACCATTGCTGGTTGCAGTAAAGGTGAGACATCCAGGAGTTGGCGAATCTATAAAACGGGATTTCGAGATAATTAATCTTGTGGCAAAAATCTCAAGCTTAATTCCTGCTTTGAATTGGTTGAGATTGGATGAAAGTGTACGGCAGTTTGCAGTTTTTATGATGTCTCAAGTTGATCTTTCTCGAGAAGCTGCTCACTTGAGCCGCTTCATATATAATTTTCGGAGATGGAAGGATGTTTCCTTCCCCAAACCTGTATATCCTTTAGTACATCCAGCTGTTTTGGTGGAAACTTTTGAGCACGGAGAAAGTGTTTCTTACTTTGTTGATGAGCTCGAAGGGAATGAGCGACTAAAAAGTTCTCTTGCCCATATTGGAACGCATGTTTTGCTTAAGATGCTTTTG GTAGACAATTTTGTTCATGCTGACATGCATCCTGGTAACATCCTGGTTCGTGTAGGTAGAAACAAATCTTCCAGGAAAAAGCTGTTCAAAACCAAGCCTCATGTCATATTCATCGATGTGGGAATGACTGCAGAACTTTCTAATTATGATCGCTCAAATTTAGTTGAGTTCTTTACTGCTGTTGCTCGTAGAGATGGCCGAACTGCAGCACAGTGCACTCTGAGATTTTCAAAGAAACAGAACTGCCCAAGCCCTGAGGCCTTCATTCAG GAAGTGAAAGAATCATTTGATTTTTGGGGTACCCCAGAAGGAGATCTGGTTCATCCCGCTGAATGTATGCTACAAGTTCTTGAGCAAGTCCGGCGTCATAAAGTCAATGTTGATGGCAGTGTTTGTGCTGTGATGGTCACAATTTTGGTCCTTGAG GGCTGGCAGCGGAAGCTCGATCCAGATTATGATGTGATGCATACATTACAAACACTGCTTCTTAAAGTCGACTGGGCGAAATCACTTTCTTACACAATTGAAGGACTCATGGCCCCGTGA
- the LOC140813009 gene encoding uncharacterized protein, which translates to MEIPVPKNLKKLWELWELRSFLILSLSLQAVLILISPLRKRTKNDFVFIILWSAYLLADWAANFAVGIISNSQGNMKDCSNKKGDFDSDLLAFWAPFLLVHLGGPDTISAFSLEDNELWLRHLAALVFQSMAVVYVFLQSLPQNRVWIPTVFIFIDGLIKYAERTMSLYRASFNSFKESMLKAPDPGANYAQLMDEYRSMKDANLPTRIEMIREPERGKKSVDRVKKGKLNDTEVVLYAYRFFETFKGLIVDLIFSSRERNQSREFFLERNAEDAFRVIEVELSFIYESLFSKVVVVYSLYGYLFRFFSFALVVTSLGLFYCVDKTDFTDSRDVALSYTLLIGAMALDVIAFIKLITSDWLTVTIKKLPDVDLKDPTEYGPGGEKSSDGYFRRYLQLLRQFLHPLIRHWSESVSCYNLIFYCLNPRPLLKEKITNFFNLTTFLDSRKYRKHGQFTEELRQHIFDELHMKSKMADDLYTAKEISAAKGDWTLRVESCTEFLPHIVDVDYDQSLLVWHIATELCYNDEAKSSSGKAGEKASFGKDGEKASSGEDGENYKKFSKLLSDYMLYLLIMQPQMMSEVAGIGQIRFRDTCAEAKNFFASRSVYKKKKETIGAGFLKKVCGAIVILIAGLVALFILPLTFIISLVMNGCDLKEACRKITTQASKCFSDCKTHFSFWKVGNNQTSRNEMVVGDSSQAPRNENVVVGDSSQASKNGKGRRVDVNDENQRIACDAILGVYTEVKPAAIKGDRSKSVLFDGCILAKELKAWEEKNPGRSKWLIMSKVWVEMMSYAAINCSANTHAQQLSKGGELITIVWFLMIHFGLGDQFQINEGNDRAKLIVGK; encoded by the coding sequence ATGGAGATTCCTGTACCGAAGAACTTAAAGAAGCTATGGGAGTTATGGGAACTTCGATCTTTCCTCATCCTAAGCCTATCCCTGCAAGCTGTTCTAATTTTAATTTCCCCTTTGAGGAAGCGAACCAAGAATGATTTTGTATTCATTATTCTGTGGTCTGCATACTTGCTGGCTGATTGGGCAGCTAATTTTGCAGTTGGAATAATATCCAACAGCCAAGGCAATATGAAAGACTGCAGTAACAAGAAGGGCGACTTTGATTCTGATCTTCTGGCATTTTGGGCTCCATTCCTTCTGGTACATCTCGGTGGCCCCGATACGATATCTGCATTTTCTCTGGAGGATAATGAGCTATGGCTCAGGCATTTAGCAGCGCTCGTGTTCCAATCCATGGCTGTAGTATATGTATTCCTTCAGTCCCTGCCCCAGAACCGGGTATGGATACCAACAGTATTCATTTTTATTGATGGACTCATAAAGTATGCAGAAAGGACAATGTCACTCTATCGTGCCAGCTTCAATAGCTTCAAGGAGTCCATGCTTAAGGCTCCTGATCCTGGCGCCAACTATGCCCAGCTCATGGATGAGTACCGTTCGATGAAAGACGCAAATCTACCAACACGTATTGAAATGATTCGCGAACCTGAACGAGGAAAAAAATCTGTGGATAGGGTGAAAAAAGGGAAGTTGAACGATACAGAAGTGGTGCTTTATGCATATCGCTTCTTTGAGACTTTCAAGGGCTTGATAGTCGACCTCATTTTCAGCTCCCGTGAACGTAATCAAAGTAGAGAATTTTTCCTCGAGAGAAATGCGGAAGATGCTTTTAGAGTGATAGAGGTGGAACTTAGTTTCATATACGAGTCCCTCTTTAGCAAGGTGGTGGTTGTGTACTCTTTATACGGATACTTGTTCCGATTCTTCTCTTTTGCTTTAGTTGTAACTTCACTTGGTCTCTTCTATTGTGTGGACAAAACCGACTTTACAGATTCTCGTGATGTTGCCCTCAGTTATACCTTGCTTATCGGAGCCATGGCTTTAGATGTAATAGCTTTCATCAAGCTCATTACCTCTGATTGGCTTACTGTTACCATAAAAAAGCTGCCAGATGTAGACCTCAAGGACCCAACAGAGTACGGACCTGGTGGTGAGAAAAGCTCTGATGGCTACTTTCGGCGCTATTTGCAACTTCTTCGGCAGTTTTTGCATCCTCTGATCCGCCATTGGTCCGAGTCTGTGTCATGTTACAACTTGATATTTTATTGTCTGAATCCTCGTCCACTCTTGAAGGAGAAGATTACCAACTTTTTTAATCTAACAACATTTTTAGACAGCCGCAAATATAGGAAACACGGACAATTTACCGAAGAACTGAGACAACACATATTCGATGAGCTGCATATGAAATCTAAGATGGCGGATGATTTATACACTGCCAAGGAGATAAGTGCAGCAAAAGGTGATTGGACCCTGCGAGTTGAGAGCTGCACCGAGTTCCTTCCTCATATTGTTGACGTGGATTATGACCAGAGCCTTCTGGTATGGCATATTGCCACCGAACTCTGCTACAACGATGAAGCTAAATCTTCATCAGGCAAAGCTGGAGAGAAGGCTTCATTTGGCAAAGATGGGGAGAAGGCTTCATCAGGCGAAGATGGCGAGAATTACAAGAAGTTCTCTAAGCTGCTTTCTGACTACATGTTATATCTCTTGATTATGCAACCTCAAATGATGTCTGAAGTCGCAGGCATCGGACAAATCAGATTCCGAGACACATGTGCAGAGGCCAAAAACTTTTTTGCCAGTCGATCTGTGtacaagaaaaagaaagaaacaatCGGAGCTGGTTTCTTGAAAAAAGTTTGTGGCGCCATCGTTATTCTTATCGCAGGTTTGGTTGCCTTGTTCATTCTACCATTGACCTTTATAATATCCCTTGTGATGAATGGCTGCGACCTGAAAGAAGCGTGTAGGAAGATAACGACACAAGCCTCCAAGTGTTTTTCAGATTGTAAGACGCACTTCTCTTTCTGGAAAGTCGGCAATAATCAAACTTCAAGAAATGAAATGGTTGTCGGGGATAGTAGTCAAGCTCCAAGAAATGAAAACGTCGTCGTCGGGGATAGTAGTCAAGCTTCAAAAAATGGAAAAGGCCGCCGCGTGGATGTTAACGATGAAAATCAAAGAATTGCTTGCGATGCAATTCTTGGTGTTTACACAGAAGTTAAGCCCGCTGCAATAAAGGGCGATAGGAGCAAGTCAGTGTTGTTTGATGGATGCATTCTGGCCAAAGAACTGAAAGCTTGGGAGGAGAAGAATCCGGGGAGAAGTAAATGGTTAATAATGAGCAAAGTTTGGGTTGAGATGATGTCTTATGCTGCTATAAATTGCAGCGCAAACACACATGCCCAGCAGCTGAGCAAAGGTGGAGAGCTCATCACCATCGTTTGGTTTTTGATGATTCATTTTGGTTTGGGAGATCAGTTTCAAATCAACGAGGGCAATGATAGGGCTAAGCTCATTGTGGGCAAGTAG